Proteins encoded together in one Paenibacillus thermoaerophilus window:
- a CDS encoding PDZ domain-containing protein → MNTNIWIELLRHAAEALAAVALQPFIYVAIAMILLHYRDQTATERLLFAVRLHAYGRETWNRVWTGIVAGLAASAAMLALGAALQPETLAILWVVSVAAVWIRFRFLCLAYAVGVAGALHGLSSIPAVADGLEAIGAGVVADWLQAIDVPSLLSVVGVLHLGEALLIGWTGGRSAMPVFLEGKRGKPVGGYKLQQYWPVPLLLLAPAPAENAAWMFGLVESSSSLLPWKLPFGDGLWESGWWILPFPVLIGFSSLTVSKLPRDKARESARNVALYGTFALLLAFAAEWMPAIAVPAALLALALHEGLVWLDGWLESQRRPLYVHDDRGLKVLAVLPASPAAGLGIQPGEIVRKVNGMPVRSRAELHAALRSNPAFCKLEVLDIRGEVRFLSRSLYAGEHHQLGLLLCPDDEAPYTAAPGPAGLWAVLSPRRARRGHGGASSVRSQEAQDA, encoded by the coding sequence ATGAATACGAATATCTGGATCGAGTTGCTGCGGCATGCGGCCGAAGCTTTGGCGGCCGTTGCTTTGCAGCCCTTTATATATGTTGCGATAGCGATGATCCTCCTGCATTACCGCGATCAGACGGCGACGGAACGGCTCTTGTTCGCTGTGCGGCTGCACGCGTACGGGCGCGAAACCTGGAATCGCGTATGGACGGGGATTGTGGCCGGGCTGGCGGCGTCGGCGGCGATGCTGGCGCTTGGCGCGGCTCTGCAGCCGGAAACGCTGGCGATCCTCTGGGTGGTGTCCGTGGCCGCGGTTTGGATTCGGTTCCGGTTTCTGTGTTTGGCCTATGCGGTCGGAGTGGCGGGAGCGCTTCACGGATTGTCTTCCATCCCGGCGGTAGCGGACGGTCTGGAGGCGATCGGCGCGGGCGTCGTCGCGGACTGGCTGCAGGCGATCGATGTGCCTTCGTTGCTGTCGGTCGTGGGGGTGCTGCATCTGGGGGAAGCGCTGCTGATCGGCTGGACGGGAGGCCGGTCGGCGATGCCCGTGTTTCTGGAGGGCAAGCGGGGCAAGCCGGTCGGCGGGTACAAGCTTCAGCAGTATTGGCCGGTCCCCTTGCTGCTGCTGGCGCCGGCGCCCGCGGAAAACGCGGCGTGGATGTTCGGCTTGGTCGAATCGTCGTCCTCCTTGCTTCCGTGGAAGCTTCCGTTCGGAGACGGCCTGTGGGAATCGGGCTGGTGGATTTTGCCGTTTCCCGTCCTGATCGGATTCAGCTCGTTAACGGTATCCAAGCTGCCGCGGGACAAAGCCCGGGAGAGCGCCCGGAACGTCGCTTTGTACGGGACGTTTGCGCTGCTTCTCGCGTTTGCGGCCGAATGGATGCCCGCCATTGCCGTTCCGGCGGCTCTGCTGGCGCTTGCGCTGCACGAAGGGCTCGTCTGGCTGGACGGTTGGCTGGAGAGCCAGCGAAGACCGTTGTACGTGCATGACGATCGCGGCTTGAAGGTGTTGGCGGTGCTGCCGGCCAGTCCGGCGGCGGGACTCGGCATACAACCCGGGGAGATTGTCCGCAAGGTAAACGGAATGCCGGTCCGTTCGCGGGCCGAACTGCATGCCGCGCTTCGCAGCAATCCGGCGTTCTGCAAGCTGGAGGTGCTCGATATTCGGGGAGAGGTGAGATTTCTCAGCCGTTCCCTTTATGCCGGGGAGCATCATCAGTTGGGACTATTGCTTTGCCCCGATGACGAGGCTCCGTATACGGCTGCTCCGGGACCGGCCGGTTTATGGGCGGTTCTGAGCCCGCGCCGGGCGCGCCGGGGACATGGCGGGGCGAGTTCCGTCCGTTCGCAAGAGGCGCAGGACGCCTAA
- a CDS encoding S41 family peptidase — MRGNRYNGLRLTAVLLLAMFAGSLLTLLWMEQELLPTSAGVHPTAIERMPGGLTEKQADKIDAAYRLITREYLNAPDSDKLVDGAIEGMLASLGDPHSVYMDADEAEMLHSTLQPTFQGVGAEVMLEDGRVTVISAIRGSPAEKAGLRPRDVILSVNGESLQGLKLTEAVAKIRGPKGSQAKLEVLRGGTLLHLTVVRDDVDYETVYAQELPDGLGEIEIRQFAARTQERFLEELNKLEKREGGLRGLVIDLRDNPGGVLTAASGIAEPFIPNGEPIVHTEGRDGERITTKSTGSGRSYPIVVLVNGGSASASEVLAAALREKAGARIVGERTYGKGTVQYPFDQQLGDGSVIKMTIKKWLTPTGNWVHEKGIAPDVEVAQPAYYGATLLTRKEEWKFDANSPDVRNVQLFLQAAGYDPRRTDGYFDRGTEAALVAFQTAEGLPANGTVDAATADRLEEAAMRAIRDPERDAQRKAALGELRRLAGIAR; from the coding sequence ATGCGCGGTAATCGATATAACGGACTGCGTCTGACGGCGGTATTGCTGTTGGCGATGTTCGCCGGCAGCCTGTTGACGCTGCTTTGGATGGAGCAGGAATTGCTGCCGACGTCGGCCGGCGTGCATCCGACGGCGATCGAGCGGATGCCGGGCGGGTTGACGGAGAAGCAGGCGGATAAGATAGATGCCGCTTATCGGCTGATCACAAGGGAATACTTGAACGCGCCGGATTCGGACAAGCTCGTCGACGGCGCCATCGAAGGCATGCTGGCGTCGCTCGGCGACCCTCATTCCGTCTATATGGATGCCGACGAGGCGGAGATGCTGCACTCCACCTTGCAGCCGACGTTCCAGGGCGTAGGCGCGGAAGTGATGCTGGAGGATGGCAGAGTGACCGTGATCTCGGCGATTCGGGGCTCGCCGGCGGAGAAGGCCGGCCTTCGGCCCCGGGACGTCATTCTGTCGGTGAACGGCGAGTCGCTGCAGGGGTTGAAGCTGACGGAGGCGGTCGCCAAAATCCGCGGCCCAAAAGGGTCCCAGGCCAAACTGGAAGTGCTGCGCGGGGGCACGCTGCTGCACCTGACGGTCGTCCGCGACGACGTCGATTACGAGACGGTGTACGCGCAAGAGCTGCCGGACGGCCTGGGCGAGATCGAAATCCGGCAATTCGCCGCGCGGACGCAGGAACGGTTTCTGGAGGAGCTGAACAAGCTTGAGAAGCGGGAAGGCGGCTTGAGAGGGCTTGTGATCGATTTGCGCGACAACCCCGGAGGCGTGCTGACGGCCGCCTCGGGCATCGCGGAGCCGTTCATCCCGAACGGCGAACCGATCGTCCATACGGAAGGGCGCGATGGCGAGCGAATCACGACGAAGTCGACCGGCAGCGGCCGTTCGTACCCGATCGTCGTGTTGGTGAACGGCGGCAGCGCCAGCGCTTCGGAGGTGCTGGCGGCGGCTCTCCGCGAGAAGGCGGGCGCCAGGATCGTAGGCGAGCGGACGTACGGGAAAGGGACGGTGCAGTATCCCTTCGACCAGCAGCTCGGCGACGGCAGCGTCATTAAAATGACGATCAAGAAGTGGCTGACGCCTACCGGCAACTGGGTCCACGAGAAGGGAATCGCGCCGGACGTCGAGGTGGCGCAGCCGGCTTATTACGGAGCGACGCTGCTGACCCGCAAGGAGGAATGGAAGTTCGATGCCAATTCCCCGGATGTGAGAAACGTGCAGTTGTTCCTGCAGGCGGCGGGATACGATCCCAGGCGTACGGACGGCTACTTCGACCGAGGTACCGAAGCGGCTCTGGTCGCCTTTCAGACGGCCGAGGGACTTCCGGCGAACGGCACCGTCGATGCGGCGACCGCCGACCGCCTGGAGGAAGCCGCGATGCGCGCGATCCGCGATCCCGAGCGGGATGCGCAGAGAAAAGCGGCGCTGGGCGAGTTGAGGCGGTTGGCGGGGATTGCCCGATAA
- a CDS encoding murein hydrolase activator EnvC family protein has protein sequence MKRRMVPLAVAASLAVFVVAPSTFAETVQDIQRQIDALTKQENQGKSALKNYENQEKQLAADKEKTKQEVAQLLAEIEKTGVELNALNAEIEEITEKLEAKQQELTEAEKRVAERDKVLKERVKLTYTTGKMSFLDVLMDADSFSDFLDRFETMTSINMSDKQILEENKRDRNTIQAAKEEIEKQRNELQAKADRVKAIQADLERKEEQKRVKIQSLDKEIQRIGIISEEQEAAMMKIAQRKAELQRKKRELESKETEFYKGGALGWPLPGYTPKNITSTFGTRSDPFTGKPATHKGIDIGAPAGSNIVAAEKGVVIHSGWMNGYGNTVILDHGGGLMTLYGHIRNGGLKVKEGEVVSRGQKIAEVGSTGNSTGNHLHFEVRKNGTAVNPMSYLGS, from the coding sequence TTGAAACGTCGTATGGTGCCGTTGGCCGTGGCCGCTTCGTTGGCAGTGTTTGTCGTCGCCCCGTCTACGTTCGCCGAGACGGTGCAGGATATCCAGCGTCAGATCGACGCGCTGACCAAGCAGGAGAATCAAGGGAAATCCGCGCTGAAAAATTATGAGAATCAGGAGAAGCAACTGGCCGCCGACAAGGAAAAGACGAAGCAGGAGGTCGCCCAGCTTCTCGCGGAGATCGAAAAAACCGGAGTCGAGCTGAACGCGCTGAACGCCGAGATCGAGGAGATTACGGAAAAGCTTGAGGCGAAGCAGCAGGAATTGACGGAGGCGGAGAAGCGGGTCGCCGAGCGGGACAAGGTGTTGAAGGAGCGCGTCAAGCTCACTTATACGACGGGCAAAATGTCTTTTCTGGACGTGCTGATGGATGCGGACAGCTTCAGCGATTTTCTGGACCGGTTCGAAACGATGACGTCGATCAATATGTCGGACAAGCAGATTTTGGAGGAAAACAAACGCGACCGCAACACGATCCAGGCCGCTAAGGAGGAGATCGAGAAGCAGCGGAACGAGCTTCAGGCGAAAGCCGATCGGGTGAAAGCCATTCAGGCGGACCTCGAACGCAAGGAAGAGCAGAAACGCGTTAAGATCCAGTCGCTGGACAAGGAAATTCAGCGTATCGGCATCATCTCCGAGGAGCAGGAAGCCGCGATGATGAAGATCGCCCAGAGAAAGGCGGAGCTTCAGCGCAAAAAACGCGAGTTGGAGAGCAAGGAGACGGAGTTCTACAAAGGCGGAGCGCTCGGTTGGCCGCTGCCCGGCTATACGCCGAAAAACATCACCTCGACGTTCGGCACCCGCAGCGATCCGTTCACCGGCAAGCCGGCTACGCATAAAGGCATCGACATCGGGGCTCCGGCGGGATCGAACATCGTCGCCGCGGAGAAAGGCGTCGTGATCCACTCCGGCTGGATGAACGGGTACGGCAATACGGTTATCCTTGACCACGGCGGCGGCTTGATGACGCTGTACGGACATATCCGCAACGGCGGGTTGAAGGTCAAGGAAGGCGAAGTCGTCAGCCGTGGACAAAAAATTGCCGAGGTCGGATCGACCGGCAATTCGACGGGCAACCATCTGCATTTCGAGGTGCGCAAAAACGGCACGGCCGTCAACCCGATGAGTTATCTGGGTTCCTGA
- the ftsX gene encoding permease-like cell division protein FtsX translates to MKFSTGIRHLREGGKSLLRNGWMTFASSSAIAISLFILGVFLLLTVNVNAFADQVESDVQIRAFLDDSVKGEQIQELQARIEAIPNVRKVVFVSKEQGMRDFIASVPPENRSAYESLTGDENPLPDSFTIEVSEPRQVQAAADAILALNEGKTPPPIYKLNYGGDTVKVLFKVTATVRYVGLGLVVALALTAMFLIANTIKVTIFARQREISIMKLVGATNSFIRWPFFIEGALLGLIGSIIPIAILLPGYYKLTEFAHLEMGLSLVRLVPFSEVAWQLSGVLLGLGLLIGIWGSVISIRKFVRI, encoded by the coding sequence ATGAAATTTAGCACCGGAATCCGCCACCTGCGGGAGGGCGGGAAAAGTTTGCTCCGGAACGGATGGATGACGTTCGCTTCCTCGAGCGCCATCGCCATCTCGCTGTTTATTCTCGGCGTGTTTTTGCTGTTGACCGTCAACGTTAACGCCTTCGCCGACCAGGTGGAGAGCGACGTCCAGATCCGGGCCTTTCTCGACGATTCGGTGAAGGGCGAGCAGATTCAGGAATTGCAGGCCCGCATTGAAGCGATTCCGAACGTCCGCAAGGTCGTGTTCGTGTCCAAGGAGCAGGGCATGCGCGATTTTATCGCGTCGGTGCCGCCCGAGAACCGCTCCGCCTACGAAAGCTTGACGGGCGATGAAAACCCGCTGCCGGATTCCTTCACCATCGAAGTCTCGGAGCCGAGGCAGGTGCAGGCGGCGGCGGATGCGATTCTCGCCCTGAACGAGGGCAAGACGCCTCCGCCGATCTACAAATTGAACTACGGCGGGGACACGGTGAAAGTGCTGTTCAAGGTGACGGCGACCGTCCGTTATGTCGGCCTCGGCCTCGTTGTCGCGCTTGCGCTTACGGCGATGTTCCTGATCGCGAATACGATCAAGGTGACGATCTTTGCCCGCCAGCGGGAGATCTCGATCATGAAGCTGGTCGGCGCGACCAACAGCTTTATCCGGTGGCCGTTCTTTATCGAAGGCGCACTGCTCGGCCTCATCGGTTCGATTATCCCGATCGCGATTCTGCTGCCCGGCTATTACAAGCTGACCGAATTCGCGCATCTGGAGATGGGGCTGTCGCTGGTGAGGCTGGTGCCGTTCTCGGAAGTCGCTTGGCAGTTAAGCGGCGTTTTGCTGGGATTGGGACTGTTGATCGGCATTTGGGGAAGCGTCATTTCGATTCGCAAGTTCGTGAGAATATGA
- the ftsE gene encoding cell division ATP-binding protein FtsE, with product MIEMHDVWKTYKNGTDALRGINLKVNSNEFVYIVGPSGAGKSTFMKLIYREERPTKGQIFVNGFNLEKLKPRKIPYVRRNIGVIFQDYKLLPKLTVFENVAFAMEVIEAPKKLIKKRTMEVLSLVGLAEKHARLPQQLSGGEQQRVAIARAIVNNPSVIIADEPTGNLDPDTTWEIMKLMEEINFRGATIVMATHNKEIVNTMRKRVIAIEDGQIVRDEQRGEYGYEI from the coding sequence TTGATCGAAATGCACGACGTATGGAAGACCTACAAGAATGGCACAGACGCGTTACGCGGCATCAATCTTAAAGTAAACAGCAACGAGTTTGTTTATATCGTGGGCCCGTCCGGTGCGGGCAAGTCCACGTTCATGAAGCTGATCTACCGGGAAGAACGTCCCACCAAAGGACAAATCTTCGTCAACGGATTCAACCTGGAGAAGCTGAAGCCGCGTAAAATCCCTTACGTGCGCCGGAATATCGGCGTTATCTTTCAGGATTACAAGCTGCTTCCCAAACTTACGGTATTCGAGAACGTCGCGTTTGCGATGGAGGTTATCGAAGCGCCGAAGAAACTGATCAAGAAGCGCACGATGGAGGTGCTGTCGCTGGTCGGCCTCGCCGAGAAGCACGCCCGCCTGCCGCAGCAGCTCTCGGGGGGCGAGCAGCAGCGGGTTGCGATCGCCAGGGCGATCGTGAACAACCCTTCCGTCATTATCGCGGACGAGCCTACGGGCAACCTCGATCCGGATACGACCTGGGAGATTATGAAGCTGATGGAAGAGATCAACTTCCGGGGCGCGACCATCGTCATGGCCACCCACAACAAAGAAATCGTCAACACGATGCGCAAGCGCGTCATCGCGATCGAGGACGGGCAGATCGTGCGCGACGAGCAGCGGGGGGAATACGGCTATGAAATTTAG
- the argH gene encoding argininosuccinate lyase, with protein sequence MSKLWGGRFTKKTDQLVEEYTASITFDKELAEEDIQGSLAHVTMLGKCGILPQDDVDTIKEGLHRVLNRIRRGEHEFIVADEDIHMSIEKALIEDIGPVGGKLHTGRSRNDQVATDMHLYLRKRVVEFVGLLAKLQSALIGQAKQHTDTILPGYTHLQRAQPILFAHHLMAYVSMFQRDIERLQDSYKRINTLPLGAGALAGTTFPIDRHFVAEQLGFERVYTNSLDAVSDRDFIIEFLSHASILMMHLSRFSEELILWSSTEFGFIELDDAFCTGSSIMPQKKNPDVPELVRGKTGRVYGNLMGLLTVLKSLPLAYNKDMQEDKEGMFDTVRTLQGALQLFAPMIETMKVNVGRMRQAVNTDFSNATDIADYLANKGMPFRQAHEVIGKIVLYSIQNNKFLLDLTMEEFTQFSKLFEEDIYEVLQPESVVNARNVFGGTAKNQVLDAIAAAEAEIGRTNAWVTEYTEKNK encoded by the coding sequence GTGAGCAAATTATGGGGCGGCCGGTTTACGAAAAAAACGGATCAGCTCGTCGAGGAATATACGGCGTCGATCACGTTCGACAAGGAATTGGCCGAAGAAGATATTCAGGGCAGCCTCGCCCACGTTACGATGCTGGGCAAATGCGGCATTTTGCCGCAGGATGACGTCGACACGATCAAGGAAGGGCTGCACCGCGTTCTGAACCGGATCCGCCGGGGCGAGCACGAGTTCATCGTGGCGGACGAAGACATTCACATGAGCATCGAGAAGGCGCTGATCGAGGATATCGGTCCGGTCGGCGGCAAGCTGCATACGGGCCGCAGCCGCAACGACCAGGTTGCGACGGATATGCATCTGTACCTGCGCAAGCGCGTAGTGGAATTCGTCGGTTTGCTGGCGAAGCTGCAGTCGGCGCTGATCGGGCAGGCGAAGCAGCACACGGATACGATCCTGCCGGGCTACACGCATCTTCAGCGGGCGCAGCCGATTCTGTTCGCTCATCATCTGATGGCGTATGTGTCGATGTTCCAGCGCGATATCGAACGGCTGCAGGACAGCTACAAGCGCATCAATACGCTTCCGCTGGGAGCCGGAGCGCTGGCGGGCACGACGTTCCCGATCGACCGCCACTTCGTGGCCGAGCAGCTCGGCTTCGAGCGCGTCTATACGAACAGCCTCGACGCCGTTAGCGACCGGGACTTCATCATCGAATTCCTGTCGCACGCCTCCATCCTGATGATGCATCTGTCGCGCTTCTCGGAGGAGCTGATCCTGTGGTCCAGCACGGAGTTCGGTTTTATCGAGCTGGACGACGCGTTCTGCACAGGGTCGAGCATCATGCCGCAGAAGAAAAACCCGGACGTACCGGAGCTCGTGCGCGGCAAGACCGGACGCGTCTACGGAAACCTGATGGGGCTGCTGACGGTGCTGAAGTCGCTGCCGCTCGCCTACAACAAGGACATGCAGGAAGACAAGGAAGGCATGTTCGATACGGTTCGCACGCTGCAGGGAGCGCTGCAGTTGTTCGCGCCGATGATCGAGACGATGAAGGTGAATGTCGGCCGTATGCGCCAGGCGGTCAACACCGACTTCTCCAATGCGACCGACATCGCCGATTACCTGGCGAACAAAGGCATGCCGTTCCGTCAAGCGCATGAAGTGATCGGCAAAATCGTCCTGTACAGCATCCAGAACAACAAATTCCTGCTGGATCTGACGATGGAGGAGTTTACGCAGTTCTCGAAGCTGTTCGAGGAGGATATCTACGAGGTGCTGCAGCCGGAGTCGGTCGTCAACGCGCGCAACGTGTTCGGCGGCACGGCCAAAAATCAAGTGCTGGACGCGATCGCCGCCGCCGAGGCGGAAATCGGCCGGACAAACGCTTGGGTGACGGAGTACACGGAGAAAAACAAATAA
- a CDS encoding argininosuccinate synthase — MAKPKIVLAYSGGLDTSVILAWLKEKYDAEIITFTADIGQKEELDGLEEKALKTGASKVYIDDLREEFARDFIFPMFQAGALYEGQYLLGTSIARPLIAKRMVEIARAEGAVAIAHGATGKGNDQVRFELTAAALAPEIEVIAPWRLDEFREKFPGRAEMIAYAEKHGIKVTATASKPYSTDRNLLHISFESGMLEDPWFDASAPEVKDMYVLSVAPEDAPDEPEYVELEFEAGNCVAVNGERLSPLGVMEKLNELGGKHGIGRVDMVENRFVGMKSRGVYETPGGTILFTAHRKMESLTMDREVMHLRDSLIPKYASLVYNGFWFAPERLTLQALVTESQKNVTGTVRLKLYKGNVIGAGVKSPVSLYNPDIATMEADPSKAYNQGDATGFIRLNALRLRVGAGVEQNRNNR; from the coding sequence ATGGCGAAACCGAAAATTGTGCTGGCGTACTCCGGCGGTCTGGACACGTCGGTGATCCTGGCTTGGCTGAAAGAGAAGTACGACGCGGAGATTATTACGTTTACGGCCGACATCGGCCAGAAGGAAGAACTGGACGGTCTCGAGGAAAAAGCGCTGAAGACCGGCGCGTCCAAAGTGTATATCGACGACTTGCGCGAAGAGTTCGCGAGGGACTTTATTTTCCCGATGTTCCAAGCCGGCGCTCTCTATGAGGGGCAATATTTGCTCGGCACGAGCATCGCGCGCCCCCTGATCGCGAAGCGCATGGTCGAGATCGCGCGCGCCGAAGGCGCGGTCGCTATCGCGCACGGCGCCACCGGGAAGGGCAACGACCAAGTGCGCTTCGAGCTGACGGCCGCCGCGTTGGCGCCGGAGATCGAAGTGATCGCACCGTGGCGTCTGGACGAGTTCCGGGAGAAGTTCCCGGGACGCGCGGAGATGATCGCGTATGCCGAGAAGCACGGCATTAAGGTGACGGCGACGGCGTCCAAGCCGTATTCGACGGACCGCAATCTGCTGCACATCAGCTTCGAGAGCGGCATGCTGGAGGACCCGTGGTTCGATGCCAGCGCCCCCGAAGTAAAAGATATGTACGTGCTGAGCGTCGCTCCGGAGGATGCTCCGGACGAGCCCGAATACGTCGAGCTGGAGTTCGAAGCGGGCAACTGCGTCGCGGTGAACGGCGAGCGCCTCTCTCCGCTGGGCGTCATGGAGAAGCTCAACGAGCTTGGCGGCAAGCACGGCATCGGTCGCGTGGACATGGTCGAGAACCGCTTCGTCGGCATGAAGAGCCGCGGCGTGTACGAGACGCCGGGCGGCACGATCCTGTTCACGGCGCACCGCAAAATGGAGTCGCTCACGATGGACCGAGAGGTCATGCATCTGCGCGACTCGCTGATTCCGAAGTACGCGTCGCTCGTCTACAACGGATTCTGGTTTGCGCCGGAGCGCCTCACACTGCAAGCGCTCGTGACGGAATCGCAGAAGAACGTGACGGGCACGGTCCGCTTGAAGTTGTACAAAGGCAACGTCATCGGCGCGGGCGTGAAGTCGCCGGTCAGCCTGTACAACCCGGACATCGCCACGATGGAAGCCGATCCGTCCAAGGCTTACAACCAGGGCGACGCGACGGGCTTCATCCGCCTGAACGCGTTGCGCCTGCGCGTGGGCGCCGGCGTCGAGCAGAACCGCAACAATCGATAA
- the argF gene encoding ornithine carbamoyltransferase yields MALETDLQDMASRLKGRDFLALADYTPEEIRYLIDLGLELKKKHKAGEVYQPLKGKTLGMIFEKSSTRTRVSFEVGMYQLGGQALFLSRNDIQMGRGETIWDTAQTMSRYLDGIMIRTYAHRNVIELARGATVPVINGLTDSAHPCQGLTDFMTVLEFRGKLEGQKFAYIGDGNNMAHSLMMGAAKLGLHFAMACPEGYDPDPEVVRAAQEAAEQSGGSVWIGRDPKEAADGADVIYTDVWASMGFEDEQKQREQAFAAYQVNDELVKYAKKDYLFMHCLPAHRGEEVSESIIDGDHSIIFDQAENRLHAQKAILAATMG; encoded by the coding sequence ATGGCACTGGAAACGGATTTGCAGGATATGGCCTCGCGACTCAAAGGGCGCGATTTTCTCGCGCTGGCCGATTATACGCCGGAGGAGATCCGCTACCTGATCGACTTGGGGCTCGAGCTGAAAAAGAAGCATAAAGCGGGCGAAGTGTACCAGCCGCTGAAGGGCAAGACGCTCGGGATGATTTTCGAGAAGTCGTCGACCCGCACGCGCGTATCGTTCGAGGTGGGAATGTACCAGCTTGGAGGCCAGGCGCTGTTCCTGAGCCGCAACGATATTCAGATGGGCCGCGGCGAGACGATCTGGGATACCGCCCAGACGATGTCCCGGTACCTTGATGGCATCATGATCCGCACCTACGCTCACCGCAACGTGATCGAGCTGGCTCGCGGAGCGACGGTGCCGGTTATCAACGGCCTGACCGATTCGGCCCACCCGTGCCAAGGTTTGACCGACTTTATGACCGTGCTGGAGTTCCGCGGCAAGCTGGAAGGCCAGAAGTTCGCGTACATCGGGGACGGCAACAATATGGCGCATTCGCTGATGATGGGCGCGGCCAAGCTGGGGCTGCATTTCGCGATGGCGTGCCCGGAAGGCTACGATCCCGATCCCGAGGTCGTGCGCGCGGCGCAGGAAGCGGCCGAGCAAAGCGGCGGTTCGGTCTGGATCGGACGGGACCCGAAGGAAGCGGCCGACGGCGCCGACGTGATCTATACGGACGTCTGGGCGAGCATGGGCTTCGAGGACGAGCAGAAGCAGCGGGAGCAGGCCTTCGCCGCGTATCAGGTGAACGACGAGCTCGTGAAATACGCGAAGAAGGATTACTTGTTCATGCACTGCCTGCCGGCGCATCGCGGCGAGGAAGTCAGCGAAAGCATCATCGACGGCGACCACTCGATTATTTTCGATCAAGCCGAAAACCGGCTGCATGCGCAAAAAGCGATCCTGGCGGCGACCATGGGATAA
- a CDS encoding acetylornithine transaminase, protein MSEGKSALFPNYARFPLTLVKGQGGKVWDDQGNEYLDFVNGIAVTNLGHCHPGVSEKLKAQIDTLWHVGNLYHIPNQEKLAKLLTRESGLDAAFFCNSGAEANEAAIKLARRYHAKVAGQARPDIITFHQSFHGRTLATLTATGQDKVKDGFHPLPEGFVYAPYNQVEGLESLVTERTGAIMLELVQGEGGVNPATPEFVAEILRLRDQYGLLVIVDEIQTGIGRTGKLFAFQHYGFVPDIITLAKGLGNGFPIGAMLGAEKLREAFSAGSHGSTFGGTPIATAAAIATIEIMLEEKLPERVAELGASFRKLLETKLAGNPLVRGVRGLGLLVGVACETPVAGIIADLQNEGLLTMPAGPNVLRLLPNFYVTQEELEFAAERIAGVLAKHAEAAAAATGSNG, encoded by the coding sequence ATGAGCGAAGGGAAAAGCGCGCTGTTTCCCAACTATGCTCGGTTCCCTTTGACGCTGGTCAAAGGGCAAGGCGGCAAAGTATGGGACGACCAGGGAAATGAATATCTCGATTTCGTCAACGGCATCGCCGTGACGAATCTCGGCCACTGCCACCCGGGCGTGTCCGAGAAGCTGAAGGCGCAGATCGACACGCTGTGGCATGTCGGCAACCTGTACCATATTCCGAATCAGGAGAAGCTGGCGAAGCTGCTGACCCGCGAGTCGGGCCTGGACGCGGCTTTCTTCTGCAACAGCGGCGCCGAGGCGAACGAAGCGGCCATCAAGCTGGCGCGCCGTTATCATGCCAAGGTGGCCGGCCAAGCTCGTCCGGATATCATCACGTTCCACCAATCGTTCCACGGCCGCACGCTGGCGACGCTGACGGCGACCGGGCAAGATAAGGTGAAGGACGGCTTTCATCCGCTGCCGGAGGGCTTCGTCTATGCGCCCTACAACCAGGTGGAGGGCTTGGAGTCGCTCGTGACGGAGCGCACCGGGGCGATCATGCTGGAGCTGGTGCAGGGCGAAGGCGGCGTCAACCCGGCTACGCCGGAGTTCGTGGCCGAGATTCTGCGTCTCCGGGACCAATACGGATTGCTGGTCATCGTCGACGAGATCCAGACGGGCATCGGCCGTACGGGCAAGCTGTTCGCGTTCCAGCATTACGGCTTCGTGCCGGATATCATCACGCTGGCGAAAGGGCTGGGCAACGGCTTCCCGATCGGAGCGATGCTCGGCGCGGAGAAGCTTCGCGAGGCGTTCTCCGCGGGCAGCCACGGTTCGACGTTCGGCGGCACGCCGATCGCGACGGCAGCGGCGATCGCGACGATCGAGATCATGCTGGAGGAGAAGCTGCCGGAGCGGGTCGCGGAGTTGGGCGCTTCGTTCCGCAAGCTGCTGGAGACCAAGCTGGCGGGCAATCCGCTGGTACGGGGCGTGCGCGGCCTCGGGCTGCTGGTGGGCGTCGCTTGCGAGACGCCGGTCGCCGGCATCATCGCCGATCTTCAGAACGAAGGCTTGCTGACGATGCCGGCGGGACCAAACGTGCTGCGGCTGCTGCCGAATTTTTACGTCACGCAGGAAGAACTGGAGTTCGCGGCCGAGCGGATCGCCGGCGTGCTGGCGAAGCACGCGGAAGCGGCGGCGGCCGCAACGGGTTCGAACGGTTAG